The Lutibacter profundi genome includes a region encoding these proteins:
- a CDS encoding Na+/H+ antiporter NhaC family protein, with product MQEDKNLSEIKVGDLKIIENKELSIWEALIPIVALIGMLAFNVYAYGDDALSGSNQFILLMGAAVAAIVGFLNKVPYKLMLEEVGENVKSTSSAIIILLMVGALAGTWLISGIIPSMIYYGLQILNPTVFLAASLVICCIVSIATGSSWTTSATVGIALMGIGNALGVPAGMTAGAVLSGAYFGDKMSPLSDTTNLAPAVAGGELFEHIKYMTYTTVPTIIITLIVFVIIGFNIDATGSVNTEKMLAGIKASFNVTPWLFIVPAIVILLIIRKTSPLIALIIGALLGGIFATIFQSAIIWDQGLRYDVTKVSSEFKDYVSWDNVSNNNYQSPGVYTLISKEEGVTMSKPIVFNLLSSKTSVTDKFSETTTIFKDGKEIGTINLNALPTNFLQSAYFSVMNALTVETSIQTEDERLNGLFEAKGMGGMLGTIWLIICAMTFGGVMDAIGALAKISSSILNMFDSIFGLFASTVFSCITLNATASDQYLAIVVPGKMYAKAFKDKGLAPENLSRTLEDSGTVTSTLVPWNTGGAYQSSVLGVGVADYFVYAIFNWLSPIMTLFFAAFKIKIKKLVAK from the coding sequence ATGCAAGAAGATAAAAACTTATCAGAAATAAAAGTTGGAGACCTAAAAATAATAGAAAATAAAGAATTAAGTATATGGGAGGCACTAATTCCAATTGTTGCTCTTATAGGAATGTTAGCTTTTAATGTATATGCTTACGGAGATGATGCACTAAGTGGTAGTAATCAGTTTATCTTATTAATGGGGGCAGCAGTAGCTGCAATTGTAGGGTTTTTAAATAAAGTCCCCTATAAATTAATGCTTGAAGAAGTAGGTGAAAATGTGAAATCTACATCCAGTGCTATTATCATTTTATTAATGGTAGGGGCTTTGGCTGGTACTTGGTTAATAAGCGGCATTATACCTTCAATGATTTACTATGGTTTACAAATTTTAAATCCAACAGTGTTTTTAGCAGCATCACTTGTAATTTGCTGTATAGTATCAATTGCAACGGGTAGTTCTTGGACAACATCGGCAACTGTTGGTATTGCACTTATGGGAATTGGAAATGCATTAGGTGTTCCTGCAGGAATGACTGCCGGAGCCGTATTGTCTGGGGCTTACTTTGGAGATAAAATGTCTCCATTATCTGATACAACAAACTTGGCTCCAGCTGTAGCAGGAGGAGAACTTTTTGAGCATATAAAATATATGACCTACACTACGGTTCCAACAATTATAATTACGTTAATTGTATTTGTAATTATAGGGTTTAATATTGATGCTACAGGAAGTGTTAATACTGAAAAAATGCTAGCTGGTATCAAAGCTTCGTTTAATGTAACACCTTGGCTTTTTATTGTTCCTGCTATTGTAATTTTATTAATAATTAGAAAAACATCACCATTAATAGCTTTAATTATTGGGGCACTTTTAGGTGGTATTTTTGCAACTATTTTTCAAAGTGCTATTATATGGGATCAAGGATTGAGATATGACGTAACAAAGGTTTCTAGTGAATTTAAAGATTATGTATCTTGGGATAATGTGTCAAATAATAATTATCAGTCACCAGGGGTGTATACATTAATTTCTAAAGAAGAAGGAGTTACAATGTCAAAACCTATTGTTTTTAATCTTCTATCATCAAAAACTTCTGTAACTGACAAATTTTCAGAAACAACAACTATTTTTAAAGATGGAAAAGAAATAGGTACTATAAATTTAAATGCATTACCAACAAATTTTTTACAATCGGCTTACTTTTCGGTAATGAATGCTTTGACGGTTGAAACTTCAATACAAACGGAAGATGAGAGGCTTAATGGATTGTTTGAAGCTAAAGGAATGGGAGGAATGTTGGGAACAATTTGGCTAATAATTTGTGCAATGACTTTTGGTGGGGTTATGGATGCCATAGGTGCTTTAGCCAAAATAAGTAGTTCAATTCTAAATATGTTTGATTCTATTTTTGGATTATTTGCCAGTACAGTTTTTAGTTGTATTACGTTAAATGCAACAGCATCAGACCAGTATTTAGCAATAGTTGTTCCAGGTAAAATGTATGCAAAAGCCTTCAAAGATAAGGGGCTAGCTCCAGAAAATTTGAGTAGAACATTGGAAGATTCAGGGACAGTAACTTCAACATTGGTTCCTTGGAATACAGGAGGTGCTTACCAATCTAGTGTTTTAGGCGTAGGTGTTGCAGATTATTTTGTGTATGCTATTTTTAACTGGCTAAGTCCAATTATGACGTTGTTTTTTGCAGCTTTTAAAATAAAAATAAAGAAGTTAGTTGCTAAATAA